A single window of Archangium gephyra DNA harbors:
- a CDS encoding serine/threonine-protein kinase yields the protein MHDEMDGVGSWPPREWVTGGRVAGFTLEGKIATGSFGTVFKASRDGRAFAVKLVRMSPRSEREVDALRRAQFPNVVSFLGYSLWPEDAPRFLVLALELVEGRPLDVWVREENPSALELLERVLLPLAGTLADVHAAGVVHRDVKEANIVMREADGQPVLVDFGAAAYEGARRLTMQLPPGTPEYRSPEALRFAKQWEGEPYPFGPADDLWALGVMLYWLLTRELPFGERKNPGLVRAIIEETPPAPRALNPRVPPALGALCLRMLEKAPEARYPDAVALEEALEAAAALADDSWRAPLFPALEKRSAPTPVPRARPVRRWPWGVGLGLGAAVLGGVLWGLSERRPEATQRTGSTTPLPSQQAVPRQEVASAHTTGDVGQGAASEASPTPAPAAHAATRSQEPAMKKSQTPRSLLAAGCLAGSACAGGPHQRPPPAPAECPPGAAATRERFQIPAGEVQPTIFPAFESTRIAVIREGEVTVEMLGTWGRLPEHTRFRGKAIFGTGRVYGRFSEALLPGGESVPVCLEWVSPAGVGWEMRPGSTAKEARIWWDPRIMSVFSFR from the coding sequence ATGCACGATGAGATGGACGGGGTGGGGAGCTGGCCCCCTCGGGAGTGGGTGACGGGCGGACGCGTGGCGGGCTTCACCCTCGAGGGGAAGATCGCCACGGGCAGCTTCGGCACCGTCTTCAAGGCCTCCCGGGACGGGCGTGCCTTCGCCGTGAAGCTGGTGCGCATGAGCCCCCGGAGCGAGCGCGAGGTGGATGCGCTGCGCCGGGCCCAGTTCCCCAATGTCGTCAGCTTCCTCGGCTACAGCCTCTGGCCGGAGGACGCGCCCCGCTTCCTCGTGCTGGCCCTGGAGCTGGTGGAGGGCCGCCCGCTGGACGTGTGGGTCCGCGAGGAGAACCCCTCCGCGCTCGAGCTGCTGGAGCGGGTGCTGCTGCCGCTGGCGGGCACCCTGGCGGATGTGCACGCCGCGGGCGTGGTGCACCGGGACGTGAAGGAAGCCAACATCGTCATGCGCGAGGCGGACGGGCAGCCGGTGCTGGTGGACTTCGGCGCCGCCGCCTACGAGGGCGCCCGGCGCCTGACGATGCAGCTGCCACCGGGCACTCCCGAGTACCGCAGCCCCGAGGCCCTGCGCTTCGCGAAGCAGTGGGAGGGCGAGCCCTATCCCTTCGGCCCGGCGGATGACCTGTGGGCGCTGGGGGTGATGCTCTACTGGCTCCTCACGCGCGAGCTGCCCTTCGGCGAGAGGAAGAACCCGGGCCTGGTGCGCGCCATCATCGAGGAGACGCCCCCGGCCCCGCGGGCGCTCAACCCGCGCGTGCCCCCGGCGCTGGGCGCGCTGTGCCTGCGCATGCTGGAGAAGGCGCCCGAGGCCCGCTACCCGGACGCCGTGGCGCTCGAGGAGGCGCTGGAGGCCGCGGCGGCGCTGGCGGATGACTCGTGGCGCGCGCCGCTGTTTCCCGCGCTGGAGAAGCGCTCCGCGCCAACTCCGGTACCGCGTGCCCGTCCGGTGCGGCGGTGGCCGTGGGGCGTGGGGCTCGGGCTCGGCGCGGCCGTGCTGGGGGGCGTCCTGTGGGGACTCTCCGAGCGCCGTCCAGAAGCCACCCAACGTACCGGGTCCACCACCCCTCTCCCGTCGCAGCAGGCTGTCCCACGCCAGGAAGTCGCGTCCGCTCACACGACGGGAGACGTTGGCCAGGGCGCGGCTTCCGAGGCGTCACCCACTCCCGCGCCCGCCGCTCATGCGGCGACGCGAAGCCAGGAACCCGCCATGAAGAAATCCCAGACGCCCCGCTCCCTGCTTGCCGCCGGCTGCCTCGCCGGCTCCGCCTGCGCGGGCGGACCGCATCAGCGCCCCCCTCCCGCGCCGGCCGAGTGCCCGCCCGGAGCCGCCGCCACCCGCGAGCGCTTCCAGATTCCCGCGGGAGAGGTGCAGCCCACCATCTTTCCCGCCTTCGAGAGCACCCGGATCGCCGTCATCCGCGAGGGCGAGGTCACCGTCGAGATGCTGGGCACCTGGGGAAGGCTGCCGGAGCACACCCGCTTCCGAGGCAAGGCCATCTTCGGGACGGGGCGGGTCTATGGCCGCTTCAGCGAGGCCCTCCTGCCCGGAGGGGAGAGCGTGCCCGTGTGCCTGGAATGGGTGTCTCCCGCGGGCGTTGGCTGGGAGATGCGGCCGGGGAGCACGGCGAAGGAAGCACGCATCTGGTGGGATCCCCGCATCATGTCCGTGTTCAGCTTCCGCTAG
- a CDS encoding pentapeptide repeat-containing protein: protein MADVNLGHERPGSSTRYDAPRAILPVAEATLVYQAQPAGQAYAGWLAQAAPLLAREDDEALEALVEHVEQGRDILLNAGALSGARARDRRLRRLAGSLDKVTSLEDLRRFTREVVLPPDVLPLEALRGAMARGAANVVFDWLGNREAGAAGLAEVEEKLRKAAEAGRREHAWATGVLPVLDAVASAVQGAPEVRESPAMAPVPEVRVVLPSGMDPAGLGVRRHAGWVLSFKAKPGDFRVYGDASREKLRTGARQLQGDVKETEAGPRFIQVRLDAAEELYSLAIAEGAERVAVVGVWEEETPDLAALLIAVERAGAWTLWSDGDDDWWGPERDHLKKNLQAALRESGLEGAELVLIPFEELWERLLALLARFESAGARARVEALREGRLREVQQQFIQPDALVDDAVRVPVLEALDAWLGSEKSIALVLGEFGSGKSTALAEWASVHWAQEGERPRLLLASLAGASTSQDAEALLLEAAALEEAPAHRAALRVLVRRSLLVPCFDGFDEMATRLDASELAGRLSELLSVAGRWGKVLVSSRTHYFSSEEQLRTAVTEALTRTLGQSAGFQRIELQPLTGEQVERLVRKILPEQGQADHALDRIARTYDLQDLVHRPLLLGMVLKTLDQLAPGSRVGRADLYEAYLARWLEQTRSSDPDVFTDEQKIAFAESLAEGLWSSGRPDCSWQELQKSVRARLVQLLPDAMPVGAAHLEIQGGAFFVHEGEDRYRFAHKSFLEYFLARAIVHTLPERPLDALRTRPLTPEVAAFVGEILRREGEPRSTQAVKAVHRFLTDVRPLAPDKEAAANAVRLLLGLARWAGDGEGWFPARADLRGVVLVKEDLRGVRFVGANLTGAELTASDLSEADLSDACLYKARLAGTRLFKTRLERVQAREADFTRIEADQSLLTGADLREARLQQSTWARCQWREARLDGAEITAWAAPASEPAWPQALSVTRNRLEAALATGHRDAAVAVAWDGEGRRLVSGGGDGTVRVWEVGSGSELARMEGHGDWVRSVAWDAEGRRLASGGEDGTVRVWEAESGRELTRLEEFSGPVLSVAWDAEGRRLASGSADGTVRVWEVGSGREVARLEGHSGVVWSVAWDSESRRLASGSTDGTVRVWDAGRGSELVRMEGHDGAVWSVAWDSESRRLASGGDDGTVRVWDAESGSELVRLEVPGDWVRSVAWDVGGQRLASGGEDGTVRVWEVRSGSELVRLEGHGEAVWSVAWDAEGRRLASAGDDGTVLVWDARSGSELTRLERHVSRAVGSVAWDAEGQRLASSGEDGTVRVWDAVSGSELAILEWYGHSVWSMAWEAKGPRLAVGNGDGSVWVWEEGSGSKPVRVEGHGGTVRSVAWDAEGRRLASGGDDGAVCVWDVESGSELARLEGHGGAVRSVAWDAEGQRLASGGADGAVRVWDAESGSELACLEGHGGAVWSVAWDAESRRLVSGGADGTVRVWDAGSGSELARLEGHGGAVWSVTWIAESRRLASGGEDGTVRVWDAGSGSELAQLEGHDGAVWSVAWDAEGRRLASGGDDGTVRVWGRPQWALLGIFQVVGESTLARTPEGFCVFGNAGAERIHLTLHPPGENPDSEIYLPLSGLRDVFHNPGKVANALAGEVGGDTVWDELEKLGFGEGTSWTGNVVRMPPQPVVEGPHPEPSTSERALAPNPFHPGPALTGSSGVPGREAVLSDLKALIESHSPALLRGPRRAGKTSILHALALQLASTHTVRHVSLEARRLVTEDDLARTLEPSLAGEPAPASILRARLRAEPASVLLIDEIANLRAADASVFAWLRAVGQESTSIVLVGSHWDWVEVVRQAASAPGSSFGNDVTPVNLGPLSETDALDFLVNTAPSDVPLARDGTARWIIERCGTWPFYLQVLGYAVVQAVRTGSRQSLVEPSGVTELYENRLLVDRDVGFFRTRWAELPARARAVLWRVRSSPDASLPQVRTLSPEDRKILRDTGLCDSLGRWLEDKPFYDWLRRIADEELGRN, encoded by the coding sequence GTGGCGGACGTGAACCTCGGCCATGAGCGCCCCGGTTCCTCCACACGCTATGACGCGCCGAGAGCCATCCTCCCCGTGGCCGAGGCGACGCTTGTCTACCAGGCCCAGCCCGCAGGCCAAGCCTATGCCGGGTGGCTCGCGCAGGCGGCTCCGTTGCTTGCACGTGAGGACGATGAAGCGCTCGAGGCACTCGTCGAGCACGTCGAGCAGGGGCGGGACATCCTCCTCAACGCGGGGGCTCTGTCTGGGGCCAGGGCGCGGGACCGGCGTCTGCGGCGGCTGGCTGGCTCGCTCGACAAAGTGACGAGCCTCGAGGACTTGCGGCGCTTCACGCGCGAGGTGGTGCTCCCTCCAGACGTGCTTCCGCTTGAGGCGCTGCGGGGGGCGATGGCGCGCGGGGCCGCCAACGTGGTGTTCGACTGGCTCGGAAACCGGGAGGCTGGGGCGGCGGGGCTCGCCGAGGTCGAGGAGAAGCTGCGCAAGGCCGCCGAGGCGGGCAGGCGCGAGCACGCCTGGGCTACCGGAGTGTTGCCGGTGCTGGATGCAGTGGCCTCGGCGGTGCAGGGGGCGCCAGAAGTGAGGGAGTCACCGGCCATGGCACCGGTCCCGGAGGTGAGGGTGGTGCTGCCGAGTGGCATGGACCCCGCAGGGCTCGGGGTGCGGCGCCACGCCGGATGGGTGCTCTCGTTCAAGGCGAAGCCCGGGGACTTCCGCGTGTACGGAGATGCGTCACGGGAGAAGCTCCGCACGGGGGCTCGGCAGCTCCAGGGGGACGTCAAGGAGACGGAGGCGGGTCCTCGCTTCATCCAAGTGCGGCTCGACGCGGCCGAGGAACTCTACTCCCTGGCCATCGCCGAGGGCGCCGAGCGGGTGGCCGTCGTGGGGGTCTGGGAGGAGGAGACCCCGGACCTTGCCGCGCTCCTCATCGCCGTCGAGCGGGCCGGTGCGTGGACCCTCTGGTCCGATGGGGATGATGACTGGTGGGGGCCGGAGCGGGATCACCTCAAGAAGAACCTCCAGGCAGCTCTCCGTGAGAGTGGTCTGGAGGGCGCGGAACTGGTGTTGATCCCCTTCGAGGAGCTGTGGGAGCGCCTCCTCGCCCTGCTGGCACGATTCGAGAGTGCAGGTGCGCGCGCCAGGGTCGAGGCCCTGCGCGAAGGTCGCCTGCGCGAGGTCCAACAGCAATTCATCCAGCCAGACGCGCTTGTGGATGACGCAGTGCGAGTGCCTGTCTTGGAGGCACTCGATGCGTGGCTCGGCTCGGAGAAGTCGATCGCGCTCGTGCTCGGCGAGTTCGGCTCGGGCAAGTCCACGGCGCTCGCCGAGTGGGCCAGTGTCCACTGGGCGCAAGAGGGGGAGCGACCCCGCCTCCTCCTGGCCAGCCTCGCCGGGGCCTCGACCTCACAAGACGCGGAGGCGCTCCTGCTCGAGGCCGCCGCCTTGGAGGAGGCTCCCGCCCATCGCGCGGCACTGCGCGTGCTCGTGCGGCGGAGCCTTCTCGTGCCCTGCTTCGACGGCTTCGACGAGATGGCGACCCGCCTGGACGCCTCGGAGCTCGCCGGTCGGCTCTCGGAGCTGCTCTCGGTGGCCGGGAGATGGGGGAAGGTGCTCGTCTCCTCGCGCACCCACTACTTCTCCAGCGAGGAGCAGCTCCGGACCGCGGTGACGGAGGCGCTCACGAGGACCCTGGGGCAATCCGCCGGGTTCCAGCGCATTGAGCTCCAGCCCCTCACCGGCGAGCAGGTCGAGCGGCTCGTGCGCAAGATTCTTCCCGAGCAGGGGCAGGCGGACCACGCGCTCGACCGCATCGCCAGGACCTATGATCTCCAGGATCTCGTGCATCGCCCGTTGCTGCTCGGGATGGTGCTGAAGACCCTGGACCAGCTCGCTCCGGGCTCCCGGGTGGGGCGGGCGGACCTGTACGAGGCCTACCTCGCGCGCTGGCTCGAACAGACACGGTCCTCGGATCCGGATGTCTTCACGGACGAGCAGAAGATCGCCTTCGCCGAGTCGCTCGCCGAGGGGCTCTGGAGCTCCGGGCGGCCGGACTGCAGCTGGCAGGAGTTGCAGAAGTCGGTGAGGGCGAGGCTGGTGCAGCTCCTTCCTGATGCGATGCCCGTGGGAGCGGCACACCTGGAGATTCAAGGGGGCGCCTTCTTCGTGCACGAGGGTGAGGACCGGTACCGTTTCGCGCACAAGTCCTTCCTTGAATATTTCCTGGCACGGGCCATCGTGCACACGCTCCCGGAGCGGCCCCTGGATGCCCTGCGGACCAGACCCTTGACCCCGGAGGTGGCCGCATTCGTCGGGGAGATTCTGCGCCGCGAGGGCGAGCCTCGGAGCACGCAGGCGGTAAAGGCCGTCCATCGGTTCCTCACTGATGTCCGTCCCCTGGCACCGGACAAGGAGGCTGCGGCCAATGCGGTCCGGCTCCTGCTGGGGCTCGCCCGATGGGCGGGAGACGGCGAGGGATGGTTTCCGGCGCGAGCGGACCTGCGCGGCGTCGTGCTCGTGAAAGAGGATCTCCGCGGCGTCCGCTTCGTGGGGGCCAATCTCACGGGAGCCGAGCTGACAGCATCGGATCTCTCGGAGGCCGATCTCTCGGACGCCTGCCTCTACAAGGCCCGCCTTGCGGGTACGCGGCTCTTCAAGACGAGGCTCGAACGGGTGCAGGCACGTGAGGCGGACTTCACCCGAATCGAAGCGGACCAATCCCTTCTCACGGGAGCGGATCTCAGAGAGGCGCGTCTGCAGCAATCGACTTGGGCGCGTTGCCAGTGGCGGGAGGCCCGGCTCGATGGGGCAGAGATCACTGCTTGGGCGGCCCCAGCGTCCGAGCCCGCTTGGCCGCAGGCTCTATCAGTCACGAGGAACAGGCTTGAGGCTGCACTTGCGACAGGGCATCGGGATGCAGCCGTTGCTGTGGCATGGGACGGAGAGGGAAGGCGGCTGGTGTCTGGAGGGGGAGATGGAACGGTGCGGGTTTGGGAGGTGGGAAGCGGCAGCGAGTTAGCCCGAATGGAGGGGCATGGCGATTGGGTGAGGTCTGTGGCGTGGGACGCAGAGGGACGGAGGCTGGCGTCCGGAGGGGAAGATGGAACGGTACGGGTGTGGGAGGCAGAGAGCGGTAGAGAGCTGACCCGCCTGGAGGAGTTTAGCGGGCCGGTGTTGTCCGTGGCGTGGGACGCAGAAGGCCGAAGGCTGGCGTCCGGAAGTGCCGATGGAACGGTGAGGGTTTGGGAGGTGGGAAGCGGTAGAGAGGTGGCCCGACTGGAGGGGCATAGCGGGGTGGTGTGGTCCGTAGCGTGGGACTCAGAGAGCCGAAGGCTGGCGTCCGGAAGTACCGATGGAACGGTGAGGGTTTGGGATGCGGGACGCGGCAGCGAGCTGGTCCGAATGGAGGGGCATGATGGGGCGGTGTGGTCCGTGGCGTGGGACTCAGAGAGCCGAAGGCTGGCATCCGGAGGGGACGATGGAACAGTGAGGGTGTGGGATGCGGAGAGTGGCAGCGAGCTGGTCCGCCTAGAGGTGCCTGGCGATTGGGTGAGGTCCGTGGCGTGGGACGTTGGGGGACAGAGGCTGGCGTCCGGAGGGGAAGATGGAACGGTGCGGGTGTGGGAGGTGCGGAGCGGCAGCGAACTGGTTCGCCTGGAGGGGCATGGTGAGGCGGTGTGGTCCGTGGCGTGGGACGCAGAGGGCCGGAGGTTGGCGTCCGCAGGGGACGATGGAACGGTGTTGGTCTGGGATGCGAGGAGCGGTAGTGAGCTGACCCGCCTGGAGAGGCATGTCAGCAGGGCGGTGGGGTCCGTGGCATGGGATGCAGAGGGCCAGAGGCTGGCGTCCAGCGGGGAAGATGGAACGGTGAGGGTGTGGGATGCGGTGAGCGGCAGCGAGCTGGCCATCTTGGAATGGTATGGCCATTCAGTGTGGTCCATGGCGTGGGAGGCGAAGGGACCGAGGCTAGCGGTTGGAAATGGCGATGGATCAGTATGGGTATGGGAGGAGGGGAGCGGGAGCAAGCCGGTTCGGGTGGAAGGGCATGGTGGGACGGTTAGATCAGTGGCATGGGATGCAGAGGGACGGAGGCTGGCATCCGGAGGGGACGATGGCGCGGTGTGTGTATGGGACGTGGAGAGTGGCAGTGAGCTGGCTCGCCTGGAAGGGCATGGTGGGGCGGTTAGGTCAGTGGCATGGGACGCAGAGGGGCAGAGACTGGCGTCCGGAGGGGCAGATGGAGCGGTGAGGGTGTGGGATGCGGAGAGCGGCAGCGAGCTGGCCTGCCTGGAGGGGCATGGCGGGGCGGTGTGGTCCGTGGCGTGGGACGCAGAGAGCCGAAGGCTGGTGTCCGGAGGTGCGGATGGAACGGTGAGGGTGTGGGATGCGGGGAGCGGCAGCGAGCTGGCCCGACTGGAGGGGCATGGCGGAGCGGTGTGGTCCGTGACGTGGATTGCAGAGAGCCGCAGGCTGGCGTCCGGCGGGGAAGATGGAACGGTGAGGGTGTGGGATGCGGGGAGCGGCAGCGAACTGGCCCAACTGGAGGGGCATGATGGGGCGGTGTGGTCCGTGGCATGGGACGCAGAGGGCCGGAGGCTGGCGTCCGGAGGGGATGATGGAACGGTAAGGGTGTGGGGGAGGCCTCAATGGGCTCTTCTTGGAATTTTCCAAGTGGTTGGAGAATCGACCCTGGCCCGTACGCCCGAGGGATTCTGTGTTTTCGGCAATGCAGGAGCGGAACGCATTCATCTGACCCTTCACCCTCCCGGGGAAAACCCAGACAGCGAAATTTATCTACCCCTCTCCGGCCTGCGTGACGTCTTTCACAATCCAGGCAAAGTCGCCAACGCGCTCGCCGGAGAGGTGGGCGGTGACACCGTTTGGGATGAACTCGAGAAGCTGGGGTTTGGAGAAGGGACGAGTTGGACCGGCAATGTGGTGCGTATGCCGCCACAACCCGTGGTCGAGGGGCCTCATCCCGAGCCATCCACCTCGGAGCGGGCTCTTGCTCCCAATCCCTTCCATCCGGGGCCAGCACTCACCGGTTCTTCCGGCGTCCCCGGCCGTGAGGCGGTCCTGTCGGATCTCAAGGCCCTTATCGAGAGCCATAGCCCTGCTCTCCTGCGTGGCCCCAGGCGCGCCGGCAAGACATCCATCCTGCACGCTCTCGCGCTCCAACTGGCATCCACTCACACCGTCCGCCATGTCTCGCTCGAGGCCCGGCGGCTCGTGACGGAGGATGATCTGGCTCGCACCCTGGAGCCCTCGCTTGCGGGCGAGCCCGCCCCGGCCTCCATCCTGCGCGCCCGGCTCCGGGCGGAGCCCGCTTCCGTGCTGCTCATCGATGAGATCGCCAACCTGCGAGCGGCGGATGCCTCGGTGTTCGCCTGGCTTCGCGCCGTTGGTCAGGAGAGCACCAGCATCGTCCTCGTGGGCTCGCACTGGGACTGGGTCGAGGTGGTCCGGCAGGCCGCATCGGCTCCGGGCTCGTCCTTCGGCAATGACGTCACCCCGGTCAACCTGGGGCCGCTGTCCGAGACGGATGCGCTCGACTTCCTTGTAAACACGGCCCCGTCGGATGTGCCACTGGCCCGCGATGGCACGGCTCGTTGGATCATCGAGCGCTGCGGTACCTGGCCCTTCTACCTCCAGGTGTTGGGCTATGCCGTGGTGCAGGCCGTGCGCACCGGCAGTCGGCAGTCGCTCGTCGAGCCCTCGGGGGTGACGGAGCTCTACGAGAACCGCCTCCTGGTGGATCGCGACGTTGGCTTCTTCCGCACGCGGTGGGCGGAACTCCCCGCGAGAGCCCGTGCGGTGCTCTGGCGCGTGCGCTCCTCGCCGGACGCGAGCCTGCCTCAGGTGCGCACTCTTTCTCCTGAGGACCGGAAGATCCTCCGGGATACGGGGCTCTGTGATTCCCTGGGCCGCTGGCTGGAGGACAAACCCTTCTACGACTGGCTCCGGCGGATCGCTGACGAGGAGCTGGGGAGGAACTGA
- a CDS encoding DUF2381 family protein, producing MLPSPPWSLLALLSLQGAVAEPPPVARCEDVQRIELALEPSAAAREICVSPGLTTSLRFDAPVSVDLQDEVHFEAVVRDRKLLTVMPPPEMSAGERLRLTVHFEGEPASSGTTLMLVGHSGQATHQVEVSRDARTRESLRQELLQERARTAQLREALARTQAMLAQSGDLRSLIASKTMGPSGVQAQAIFLEWPGQPEGGLSWVSGISYRANKSVAAEVWLRNSGPEPWRVAGGSLVDARGVEMKGLKFRQDEEIAPGQLQPVIVEVDASYAQARGELTLTLWDERGRTITLPKVTFP from the coding sequence GTGCTCCCATCCCCGCCCTGGTCCCTCCTGGCACTCCTGTCCCTTCAAGGCGCCGTCGCGGAGCCACCTCCGGTGGCTCGCTGCGAGGACGTGCAGCGAATCGAACTGGCACTCGAGCCCTCCGCCGCGGCCCGGGAGATCTGTGTCAGTCCGGGGCTCACGACGAGCCTGCGCTTCGACGCTCCCGTGAGCGTGGATCTTCAGGACGAGGTGCACTTCGAGGCGGTGGTCCGTGACCGCAAGCTGCTCACGGTGATGCCGCCCCCCGAGATGAGCGCGGGGGAACGGCTGCGGCTCACGGTTCACTTCGAGGGAGAACCGGCCTCGAGTGGTACCACGTTGATGCTGGTGGGCCATTCGGGGCAGGCGACACACCAGGTGGAGGTGTCGCGCGACGCGCGCACCCGGGAGTCGCTCCGGCAGGAATTGCTGCAAGAGCGTGCCAGGACGGCGCAACTGCGCGAGGCGCTGGCGCGAACCCAGGCCATGCTCGCGCAGTCAGGGGATTTGCGGAGCCTCATCGCCAGCAAGACGATGGGGCCCAGCGGAGTGCAGGCCCAGGCGATCTTCCTGGAATGGCCCGGGCAGCCGGAAGGGGGCCTCTCCTGGGTGAGTGGGATCAGCTACCGGGCCAACAAGAGCGTGGCGGCGGAGGTGTGGCTGCGCAACTCCGGGCCGGAGCCGTGGCGGGTGGCCGGAGGCTCGCTGGTGGACGCGCGGGGCGTGGAGATGAAGGGGTTGAAGTTCCGGCAGGACGAGGAGATCGCACCCGGCCAGCTCCAACCGGTCATCGTCGAGGTGGATGCGTCCTACGCGCAGGCTCGCGGCGAGTTGACGCTGACGCTGTGGGACGAGCGAGGCCGCACCATCACCCTTCCCAAGGTCACCTTCCCGTAG
- a CDS encoding hydrogenase maturation nickel metallochaperone HypA — protein sequence MYESALARRVLETVLQQAVFHRASRIRVVRGWVAETESLSPERLSSQFATHARGTRAEGARLLLNLIHVEARCRTCGRTYAPEHHQLRCPVCGSGDGEQLGQTGLAVTAIEVD from the coding sequence ATGTATGAGTCCGCGCTTGCCCGGCGGGTGCTCGAGACCGTCCTCCAGCAGGCCGTGTTCCACCGGGCCTCGCGCATCCGCGTGGTGCGTGGCTGGGTGGCGGAGACGGAGTCCCTGTCCCCGGAGCGGCTGTCCTCCCAGTTCGCCACCCACGCCCGCGGCACACGGGCCGAGGGGGCCCGGCTCCTGCTGAACCTCATCCACGTGGAGGCACGCTGCCGCACGTGCGGCCGCACCTACGCCCCCGAGCACCACCAGCTGCGCTGCCCCGTGTGTGGCAGCGGCGACGGCGAGCAGCTCGGACAGACGGGCCTGGCCGTCACCGCCATCGAGGTGGATTGA
- a CDS encoding imm11 family protein yields the protein MLPWLPPYRVVLELYGKELGDFAEGFANSLVSERFAETFRAEGLRGLEGFHPVEVRRVRRQRRGSKPSTVPGYFLVTPIFGSAAVDEARSRFRRSAPISCDWCRLTGVDGIYGFALEQGSWNGDDVFIPRGLSGTIVVSERFADFVARHGFTNMKLTPTEEYTWDPLRRGPPPSTPGGPASSGGATGGAAC from the coding sequence ATGCTGCCATGGCTCCCCCCCTACCGTGTCGTGTTGGAGCTCTATGGCAAGGAGTTGGGCGACTTCGCGGAGGGATTTGCTAATTCGCTTGTCAGTGAGCGCTTCGCCGAGACCTTCCGTGCGGAGGGACTCAGGGGGTTGGAGGGCTTTCACCCCGTAGAGGTGCGGCGGGTGCGCAGGCAGCGCCGGGGCTCGAAGCCCTCCACCGTGCCTGGTTATTTCCTGGTCACGCCCATCTTCGGCAGTGCGGCGGTGGATGAGGCTCGCAGCCGTTTCCGGCGCTCCGCGCCCATCTCCTGTGATTGGTGCCGCTTGACCGGAGTGGATGGCATCTACGGATTTGCTCTCGAGCAGGGGAGTTGGAATGGCGATGACGTCTTCATCCCCCGTGGCCTGTCCGGCACCATCGTCGTCTCCGAGCGCTTCGCGGACTTCGTGGCCCGGCACGGCTTCACCAACATGAAGCTGACGCCCACGGAGGAGTACACGTGGGACCCCCTGCGGCGTGGCCCTCCGCCCTCGACTCCGGGCGGGCCGGCTTCTTCGGGGGGCGCGACGGGAGGTGCTGCGTGCTAG